The Mannheimia pernigra sequence CGGTCTGAGTGGAAAATAACGTCCGCAGGGGGCTTGCGGCGGTGGATGGCAAGTCGCAAGGCTTGAACGCATAAGCGACTATCTGGCGTATCCGATACCGACCAGATGACAATTAACCGTGAAAACCAATCAATGACGATAGCCAAATACAGCCAGCATTCATCGGTAGGAATGTAGGTAATATCGCCTGCCCAAATGGTGTCGGGCATCATTGCACACTGCTCATTTGCACTATTTTCCGCAAAATCGACCGCTTGTTTTCGCCAAACTTTAGCTTTCGGGCACTTAGCTTTTATCTCAAGCTCCCGCATTAAACGGCGAGCTTTAAACCGCCCGATTTTTATCCCTAAATCCGTCACCGCCTGTGATAAACGCCGTGAGCCATAGGTTTCACCGCTTGCCTCAAAGACAGATAGCAACGTTTCCTGCAAGCTCATCAACGTTTGATTAGGTGGCGATTTTTCCCAACGATGGCTGGTGGAGCGATTCAACGAAAAACAACGGGACAGTTGTGCGGGGGAAATGCCTTCTCGCCGTAAATCCACCACACAGGATTTCAAGACTTCTCGAGCAAGAAGGCGGACACCTTTTTTAGTAAGGCATTGTCGCTACGCAACGGCTCATTCTCCGCCCGTAAACGCTGAATTTCCCGCTGCTCGGCGAGAAATTGCCGCTTCCAACGATTCAAGGCAGATTGGCTGACTCGCATCATTTTGTACACTTGACTGACGCTATGTTTGCCGTCTAACACCATTTCAACACATTGCTTTTTATACTCAGGGGTAAAAAGTTTAACCATTTTGCTGTTCTCCATTTTGAGAGAATTTATCAAAAATAGTCTTTGGTTTGTTGCAGTGGGTTAGGCCATTACAAAACGTATATCAAGTGTTTTCATTATATCCTCACTTTGGTTACTGATTTTACATACAGTATAATAAGTGAGGATTTTTATGTCAAAAAAATAGTGTAATAATTTACAGTATTTGAGTTTTTAATTATTAGCCAAAATAACCGCACGCTTAGGGGCTGGGTAGCCTTCAATGGTTTTATTGCGATCGGCTGGATCTAGAAAATCTACCAAACTTTCATTTTCTAACCAATCGGTTTTACGTTGTTCCTCAAGGGTGGTGATTCCTTCATCAACACAACGTACATTCTTAAAGCCGACTTTTTTCAACCAGTTAATTAATGCAGGCACGGACGGAATAAAATAGACATTTTTCATTTTAGCGTAGCGATCCGTTGGCATAAGTGTATCATTGATATCACCATCAATGACGAGAGTTTCCAGCACTAATTCCCCGCCTTTTACTAATTGTGCTTTGAGCTGAGAAAGATGATCGAGAGGTGATTTACGGTGATAAAGCACGCCCATTGAAAAAACCGTATCAAAAGCCGCCAGCGGTTGCATTTGCTCAATCCCAAGTGGGATAAGATTGGCTCGTCTGTCATTGCCTAATAATTTTCTGACTGCCTCAAATTGACAAAGAAAAAGCTCAGTTGGGTCGATCCCCACTACCATTTTTGCCCCTTCACCGACCATTCGCCACATATGATAACCGCTGCCACAGCCAACGTCTAAAATGGTTTTTCCTTCAAGCGGAGATAAGTGTGGCAACACACGATCCCATTTAAAATCGGAACGCCATTCGGTATCAATATGAATGCCGTGTAAGTGATAAGGACCTTTACGCCAAGGCATAAGTTGTCTTAAATGATGGGTGATTTGCTTTATCTCACCTTCAGACAACACTTCACTTGGAATTGATTCCACTTTGTCTTTTAGGTTAATACAAGCGGTCGAATTTGGTAAAAAATTTGCAACTTTTGCCCATTTTGCATAATCGGCGTGAGTGGTTTTTTCCCATTGCTTTAACTGCAAAGGCAAGGTTTCAAGCCAATCAGAAAGTGGCGTAGTTGCAATTTGTTGATAAAAAGGACGGAAGTCGATCATATATTCAGGGGTTTTAATAATAAAATATTGAATTTTGTAAGGGCGAGCCTAAGTGCCTGCCCCACAAATTAAATTGGATTATCTCACAATCGGATTAACTTTCGCTTTCTGTACTTTGCGGTAAGCGTTGAGTAATTTCTGATGAGCGATCATATTTTCCAACGTTTCGTCAGAAGCGGTTAAACCGTGGAACGGATTACCGCCTTGCACCGCATTCCAAGCGAATTCCACCGCTTCCACGCCGTACATTTTCTCGAATACAGAACGATATTGAGCCGGTTCACGGTTTTGATCTAGAAATAATTCAAGCGTGCTGATTAAGCAGCGATAATAATTGTTACGCTCTGCTGAGAAGACGCTGGCGTTCATATTTGCCGTCCAGTTTGCCCAATCTAAGGCTTGCTCTAAGTTGCCGAGAGCCAAGTGAAGCATTGATTTCAACTCACCGATACGCAAGGTTTGCATTGCCGAGCCTTTTTCTGCTACCACGCCGATAAACTCACGGACAC is a genomic window containing:
- the cmoB gene encoding tRNA 5-methoxyuridine(34)/uridine 5-oxyacetic acid(34) synthase CmoB, with amino-acid sequence MIDFRPFYQQIATTPLSDWLETLPLQLKQWEKTTHADYAKWAKVANFLPNSTACINLKDKVESIPSEVLSEGEIKQITHHLRQLMPWRKGPYHLHGIHIDTEWRSDFKWDRVLPHLSPLEGKTILDVGCGSGYHMWRMVGEGAKMVVGIDPTELFLCQFEAVRKLLGNDRRANLIPLGIEQMQPLAAFDTVFSMGVLYHRKSPLDHLSQLKAQLVKGGELVLETLVIDGDINDTLMPTDRYAKMKNVYFIPSVPALINWLKKVGFKNVRCVDEGITTLEEQRKTDWLENESLVDFLDPADRNKTIEGYPAPKRAVILANN
- a CDS encoding IS3 family transposase, whose product is MVDLRREGISPAQLSRCFSLNRSTSHRWEKSPPNQTLMSLQETLLSVFEASGETYGSRRLSQAVTDLGIKIGRFKARRLMRELEIKAKCPKAKVWRKQAVDFAENSANEQCAMMPDTIWAGDITYIPTDECWLYLAIVIDWFSRLIVIWSVSDTPDSRLCVQALRLAIHRRKPPADVIFHSDRGSQYSSQAFRNVLTEAKMVHSQSRAGKCTDNAVTERFFRSLKTEKLNRYRFKTREQALLCVAEYIEDFYNPRRLHSALGNRSPMQFEMDCLRI
- a CDS encoding transposase; its protein translation is MENSKMVKLFTPEYKKQCVEMVLDGKHSVSQVYKMMRVSQSALNRWKRQFLAEQREIQRLRAENEPLRSDNALLKKVSAFLLEKS